In the genome of Rhodoferax fermentans, one region contains:
- a CDS encoding LysR substrate-binding domain-containing protein codes for MRRKIPSLQALACFEAAARHQSYTRAAQELALTQGAVSRQLSALEDFVGVALFKRTRHGVSLTERGRDYAAQVSLRLQALEQDTLDVMSRQSGALSLHLAAVPTFATRWLIPRLPQLQQLQPELTVHIETRTRPFLFADTPFDAALYAGTPEQIAQWAGTRAIQLLDELVLPVCAPSLLQGSSSLSPEAIASLPLLQQSTRPDAWRQWFEAQGVSAPQAHSGARFELFSMTAAAAVHGMGLALVPRLLVENELAHGELVVACPQALASGRSYALVCPEHDEQPPALQVFVNWLLQAVQVANTPLSPQPTPHL; via the coding sequence ATGCGCAGAAAAATCCCCTCCCTCCAAGCCCTGGCCTGTTTTGAGGCCGCCGCCCGGCATCAGAGTTACACCCGCGCCGCCCAAGAGCTGGCGCTGACCCAGGGGGCGGTTTCGCGCCAGCTCAGCGCGCTGGAAGACTTTGTGGGCGTGGCGCTGTTCAAACGCACCCGCCACGGCGTGAGCCTGACCGAACGAGGGCGCGACTATGCGGCCCAGGTCAGCCTGCGTCTGCAGGCGCTGGAGCAGGACACGCTCGATGTGATGAGCCGCCAAAGTGGTGCGCTGAGCCTGCATCTGGCAGCGGTGCCGACCTTTGCCACCCGCTGGCTGATCCCGCGCTTGCCCCAACTCCAACAGTTGCAGCCCGAGCTGACCGTCCACATCGAAACACGCACCCGGCCCTTCCTGTTTGCCGACACCCCGTTTGATGCCGCGCTGTACGCCGGCACGCCGGAGCAAATTGCCCAATGGGCCGGCACCCGAGCGATCCAGTTACTCGACGAACTGGTGCTGCCGGTGTGTGCACCCAGCCTGCTGCAAGGTTCAAGCAGCCTGTCGCCCGAAGCGATTGCGAGCCTGCCGCTGTTACAACAAAGCACCCGGCCCGATGCCTGGCGGCAGTGGTTTGAGGCGCAGGGGGTGAGCGCGCCCCAGGCGCACTCGGGCGCCCGTTTTGAGCTGTTTTCTATGACCGCTGCGGCAGCGGTACACGGCATGGGTCTGGCGCTGGTGCCCAGACTGCTGGTGGAAAACGAGCTGGCGCACGGTGAACTGGTGGTGGCCTGCCCGCAAGCGCTGGCCAGCGGGCGCAGTTATGCGCTGGTCTGCCCTGAGCATGACGAGCAGCCACCGGCCTTGCAGGTGTTTGTGAACTGGTTGTTGCAAGCTGTGCAGGTGGCCAACACGCCCCTATCGCCTCAGCCCACACCACACCTGTGA
- a CDS encoding acyl-CoA dehydrogenase yields MAHATFHWQDPFLLEQQLTDDERMVKDAAAAYCQDKLQPRVIEAFRQEQTDPAIFREMGELGLLGPTIPEAYGGPALNYVSYGLIAREVERVDSGYRSMMSVQSSLVMLPIFEFGLEATRQKYLPKLATGEWIGCFGLTEPNHGSDPASMLSRAVKVPGGYKLSGNKMWISNSPIADVFVVWAKEVSESGTVGPIRGFVLEKGAPGLSAPAIHGKVGLRASITGEIVMDGVFCPEENAFPEVQGLKGPFTCLNSARYGIAWGALGAAEDCWLRSRQYVLDRQQFGRPLAANQLIQKKLADMQTEIALGLQGCLRLGRMKDEGTAAVEITSILKRNSCGKALDIARLARDMMGGNGISDEFGVARHLVNLEVVNTYEGTHDIHALILGRAQTGIQAFC; encoded by the coding sequence ATGGCCCACGCGACCTTCCATTGGCAAGACCCCTTTTTGCTGGAACAGCAGCTCACCGATGACGAGCGCATGGTCAAGGACGCTGCTGCCGCGTATTGCCAAGACAAGTTGCAGCCGCGCGTGATTGAGGCCTTTCGCCAGGAGCAGACCGACCCGGCCATCTTCCGTGAGATGGGTGAACTGGGCTTGCTGGGGCCAACGATCCCTGAGGCTTATGGTGGCCCGGCGCTGAACTACGTGTCCTACGGCCTGATCGCGCGGGAGGTCGAGCGCGTGGACAGCGGTTACCGCAGCATGATGAGTGTGCAAAGTTCTCTCGTGATGTTGCCAATTTTTGAGTTTGGCCTTGAGGCCACGCGCCAGAAATACCTGCCCAAGCTGGCCACTGGTGAATGGATCGGCTGTTTTGGCCTGACCGAACCCAACCACGGCAGTGACCCGGCCAGCATGCTGAGCCGGGCGGTCAAAGTGCCGGGTGGTTACAAGCTCAGCGGCAACAAGATGTGGATTTCCAACAGCCCGATCGCTGACGTGTTTGTGGTCTGGGCCAAAGAGGTGTCTGAGAGTGGCACGGTGGGGCCAATACGAGGTTTTGTGCTGGAAAAGGGCGCGCCGGGCCTGAGCGCCCCGGCCATCCACGGCAAGGTGGGCCTGCGCGCCAGCATCACCGGTGAGATCGTGATGGACGGTGTGTTCTGCCCTGAAGAAAACGCCTTCCCCGAGGTGCAAGGCCTCAAAGGGCCGTTCACCTGCCTCAACAGCGCACGCTACGGCATCGCCTGGGGTGCTTTGGGTGCGGCGGAAGACTGCTGGCTGCGCTCGCGCCAGTACGTGCTGGACCGCCAGCAGTTTGGCCGCCCGCTGGCCGCCAACCAGCTGATCCAGAAGAAGCTGGCCGACATGCAGACAGAGATCGCACTGGGCCTGCAGGGCTGTCTGCGCCTGGGTCGCATGAAGGATGAGGGCACCGCGGCGGTGGAGATCACCTCGATTTTGAAGCGCAACAGTTGCGGCAAGGCGCTCGACATCGCCCGCCTGGCGCGCGACATGATGGGTGGCAACGGCATCAGCGACGAGTTTGGTGTGGCGCGGCACCTGGTGAATCTGGAGGTGGTCAACACCTACGAAGGCACCCACGACATCCACGCGCTGATTCTGGGGCGGGCGCAGACGGGGATTCAGGCGTTTTGCTGA
- a CDS encoding CaiB/BaiF CoA transferase family protein, with protein MTTQAALSHLKVLDLSRVLAGPWCTQMLADLGADVIKVERPGAGDDTRHWGPPFLKDAEGNDTTEATYFTACNRNKRAITLDMAQPEGQALIRQMAAQSDILVENFKVGGLQHYGLDYESLKTINPRLIYCSVTGFGQTGPYAERAGYDLMIQAMSGLMSITGHADGEPGGGPMRMGVALIDVLTGIYACSAILAAVEARHTTGAGQHIDMALLDVGMAVLANQAAGFLNTGKVPQRQGNTHPSLAPYQTFDTLDGSMLLAIGNDGQFARFCEAAGQPEWAADARFQTNTLRVKNREALIQLMLPVTRSRSTADWIRLLEDKAVPCGPINNIEQAFADPQVLARGLVIKQPLALMEKGQEAIKNVSDQTTVNTVASPLRLLATPPVLRRAPPQLGQHTDEVLLELGLDATQISALRARGVV; from the coding sequence ATGACAACCCAAGCCGCCCTCAGCCACCTCAAAGTTTTGGACCTCTCGCGCGTGCTGGCGGGCCCTTGGTGCACGCAGATGCTGGCCGACCTGGGTGCCGACGTCATCAAGGTGGAGCGCCCCGGCGCCGGTGACGACACGCGTCATTGGGGCCCGCCGTTCCTGAAAGATGCCGAAGGCAACGACACGACGGAAGCGACCTACTTCACCGCCTGCAACCGCAACAAACGCGCGATCACCCTGGACATGGCCCAGCCAGAAGGTCAGGCGCTGATCCGGCAGATGGCGGCGCAAAGCGACATCTTGGTCGAGAACTTCAAGGTGGGCGGGCTACAACACTACGGGCTGGACTACGAGAGCCTCAAAACCATCAACCCTCGCCTGATCTACTGCTCGGTCACCGGCTTTGGCCAGACCGGCCCGTATGCCGAGCGTGCCGGTTATGACCTGATGATCCAGGCCATGAGTGGCCTCATGAGCATCACCGGCCACGCCGATGGCGAGCCCGGCGGCGGCCCGATGCGCATGGGTGTGGCGTTAATCGACGTGCTGACCGGCATCTACGCCTGCAGCGCCATCCTGGCCGCCGTCGAGGCGCGCCACACCACGGGTGCGGGCCAGCACATTGACATGGCCTTGCTCGATGTCGGCATGGCGGTGCTGGCCAATCAGGCCGCTGGCTTTTTGAACACAGGTAAGGTGCCGCAACGCCAGGGCAACACCCACCCCAGTCTGGCGCCGTACCAGACCTTTGACACCCTGGATGGCAGCATGTTGCTGGCAATTGGCAACGACGGCCAATTCGCCCGCTTTTGTGAGGCTGCGGGTCAGCCTGAGTGGGCGGCAGACGCACGTTTTCAAACCAACACCCTGCGCGTCAAAAACCGAGAGGCGCTCATTCAACTGATGCTGCCCGTCACCCGCAGCCGCAGCACGGCGGACTGGATCCGATTGCTGGAAGACAAGGCTGTGCCCTGCGGCCCGATCAACAACATCGAACAAGCCTTTGCTGATCCCCAGGTGTTAGCACGTGGTTTAGTGATAAAGCAGCCTCTAGCCCTTATGGAGAAAGGGCAAGAAGCTATTAAAAACGTATCTGACCAAACCACGGTCAATACCGTGGCCAGCCCGCTGCGCCTGTTGGCTACACCACCCGTGCTGCGCCGTGCGCCGCCGCAATTAGGCCAGCACACCGATGAAGTGTTGCTTGAACTGGGGCTGGACGCGACGCAGATAAGTGCCTTGCGTGCTCGCGGCGTGGTTTGA
- a CDS encoding GNAT family N-acetyltransferase: protein MNPIATQDPRFSLRFATPDDAGLLLDFMHQLGTFQKMRDKISATEAGLRQLLSQGKGEAIFGEYDGKAVGFAYFCQTSSAFIGQSGLYIDGFLVHESMRGKGLGKIMMAFMAKLALARGCQRLEWGCLDWNEPSIQFYRHLGAQSVDIMTIYRFGPEQLKANAALF from the coding sequence ATGAACCCCATTGCCACCCAAGACCCCCGGTTTTCGCTGCGCTTCGCCACACCCGATGATGCCGGTCTGCTGCTGGACTTCATGCACCAGCTGGGCACTTTTCAGAAGATGCGTGACAAGATCAGCGCAACCGAAGCCGGCCTGCGCCAGCTGTTGAGTCAAGGCAAGGGTGAAGCCATCTTTGGTGAGTACGACGGCAAGGCGGTCGGCTTTGCCTACTTTTGCCAGACCTCATCGGCGTTCATCGGGCAATCCGGCCTGTACATCGACGGCTTTCTGGTGCATGAGTCCATGCGCGGCAAAGGGCTGGGCAAGATCATGATGGCCTTCATGGCCAAGCTGGCGCTGGCGCGTGGCTGCCAGCGGCTGGAATGGGGTTGTCTGGACTGGAACGAACCCAGCATCCAGTTTTACCGCCATCTGGGTGCCCAGAGTGTCGACATCATGACCATTTACCGGTTCGGACCCGAGCAACTCAAAGCCAATGCGGCTTTGTTCTAG
- a CDS encoding BRO-N domain-containing protein, with translation MKILPTNFDGQAIRRLYDEDTETWWFSVIDVVQVLTDSTYANRYWSDLKRKLAQEAGSEQAYEKIVRLKLTAPDGKKRETDCATAESLLRIVQSIPSPKAEPIKLWLAKVGYERMQEMADPALSLDRARQTWQQHGRSDKWIAQRMTGQETRNKLTDYWSDHDIKKGSEFAILTNIIHQEWAGVSVAQHKDMKGLSSHNLRDHMSEAELIFTALAELSTRQIAQSVEATGLADNKSAAKKGGRIAAQARQQLESQTGQSVVTPANYLPPTAPRVVKAVKTSKKT, from the coding sequence ATGAAAATCCTACCCACCAACTTCGACGGTCAAGCCATCCGCCGTCTGTATGACGAAGACACGGAAACCTGGTGGTTTTCGGTGATTGACGTGGTGCAGGTGTTGACAGATAGCACCTACGCCAATCGGTACTGGTCTGATTTGAAGCGCAAGTTGGCGCAAGAGGCTGGCTCTGAGCAAGCTTACGAAAAAATCGTAAGGTTGAAATTGACGGCACCAGACGGCAAGAAGCGCGAAACCGATTGCGCCACCGCAGAAAGTTTGCTGCGTATCGTCCAATCCATCCCGAGCCCCAAAGCCGAACCCATCAAACTCTGGCTGGCCAAAGTGGGTTATGAGCGCATGCAAGAGATGGCCGACCCGGCCCTGTCGCTCGACCGCGCCCGCCAGACCTGGCAGCAACATGGCCGCAGCGACAAGTGGATTGCCCAGCGCATGACCGGTCAGGAAACCCGCAACAAGCTCACCGACTATTGGAGCGATCACGACATCAAAAAAGGCAGCGAATTTGCCATCCTCACCAACATCATCCACCAGGAATGGGCTGGAGTGAGTGTGGCGCAGCACAAGGACATGAAGGGTTTGAGCAGCCATAACCTGCGCGACCACATGAGCGAGGCTGAGCTGATTTTTACCGCGCTGGCCGAACTGTCGACCCGCCAGATTGCCCAAAGTGTTGAGGCCACGGGTTTGGCAGACAACAAGTCAGCAGCCAAAAAAGGTGGCCGCATCGCCGCCCAAGCGCGCCAGCAGTTGGAAAGCCAAACCGGCCAGTCCGTGGTGACGCCCGCCAACTATCTGCCGCCGACGGCCCCCAGGGTGGTGAAAGCCGTCAAAACCAGCAAAAAGACTTGA
- a CDS encoding PAS domain-containing protein: MPEAQNTPDPVLPMTDQKRLALLEAVFEETPDVILLKDAKGNFLLCNHTLARLYNTTPEAMVGKHDGDFGVPKELADGYRANVLAIMARGETEVVLEDSRNAVTGEIRHFKSIKRPFKDAEGNKQILVIAHDITDLVRAQQQVAQSEQRLQEVLAATREGIWDWHVASGRVVHNQQWFRILGFAHGELTGHVDAFSARLHPDDKAQVWQRLRQLLSGNEEFYRSEHRMVRKDGTVIWVLDRGRVAEYDTHGAPVRVVGAYVDISERKRHEAELRQALELAKSKTDG; this comes from the coding sequence ATGCCTGAAGCCCAAAACACCCCCGACCCCGTCCTGCCCATGACGGATCAGAAACGACTGGCACTGCTGGAAGCGGTGTTTGAGGAAACGCCTGACGTGATCCTGCTCAAGGACGCCAAAGGCAATTTCTTGCTGTGTAACCACACGCTGGCGCGCCTGTACAACACCACCCCCGAGGCCATGGTGGGCAAACACGACGGTGACTTTGGTGTGCCCAAAGAGCTGGCCGACGGTTACCGCGCCAATGTGCTGGCGATCATGGCGCGCGGTGAGACCGAGGTGGTGCTGGAAGACAGCCGCAATGCGGTCACTGGCGAGATCCGCCACTTCAAGTCGATCAAACGCCCGTTCAAGGATGCCGAGGGCAACAAGCAGATTCTGGTGATTGCCCACGACATCACCGACCTGGTGCGGGCACAACAACAGGTGGCGCAGAGTGAACAACGCCTGCAAGAGGTGCTGGCCGCCACCCGTGAAGGCATCTGGGACTGGCATGTGGCCAGTGGCCGCGTGGTGCACAACCAGCAGTGGTTTCGCATCCTGGGTTTTGCACACGGTGAACTCACCGGCCATGTGGATGCGTTTTCAGCCCGGCTGCACCCAGACGACAAGGCGCAGGTGTGGCAACGGCTGCGCCAATTGCTCAGTGGTAATGAAGAGTTTTACCGCTCTGAGCACCGCATGGTTCGCAAAGATGGCACCGTGATCTGGGTACTGGACCGCGGCCGCGTGGCCGAGTACGACACCCATGGCGCACCGGTGCGGGTGGTGGGCGCTTATGTGGACATCAGCGAACGCAAACGCCATGAGGCGGAACTGCGCCAAGCGCTGGAGTTGGCCAAGTCAAAGACCGACGGTTGA
- a CDS encoding cytochrome b, with amino-acid sequence MTRSSTSSAGLTGQPRYSPVAIVLHWLLALVILSLFGMGLYMADLPFSPTRMKLYNWHKWAGVCFLLLTVLRVVWRVTHRPPALPQTVTLAMPGWQMQAYHATHHLMYALFLVVPLLGWAYSSAAGYPIVLFGVLPLPDFVGPDKALAELIKPLHGLSAWALIVLAALHIGAALKHHWLDRDGLMLRMLPGRG; translated from the coding sequence TTGACCCGTTCCTCAACGTCTTCTGCCGGCCTGACAGGCCAGCCCCGTTACAGCCCGGTGGCCATCGTCTTGCACTGGCTGCTGGCCTTGGTGATTCTGTCCCTGTTTGGGATGGGCCTGTACATGGCTGACCTGCCGTTTTCACCCACCCGCATGAAACTCTACAACTGGCACAAATGGGCCGGTGTGTGTTTCCTGTTGCTCACGGTCCTGCGTGTGGTGTGGCGTGTCACGCACCGTCCACCCGCGTTGCCACAGACCGTCACGCTGGCCATGCCCGGCTGGCAGATGCAGGCCTACCACGCCACCCACCACCTGATGTATGCCCTGTTTTTGGTGGTGCCTTTGCTGGGCTGGGCGTACAGCTCGGCAGCCGGTTACCCGATTGTGCTGTTTGGTGTGTTGCCGTTGCCCGACTTTGTCGGCCCCGACAAGGCCTTGGCTGAACTGATCAAACCCTTGCACGGCTTGTCGGCCTGGGCGCTGATTGTGCTGGCAGCACTGCACATCGGTGCGGCCCTGAAACACCATTGGCTGGACCGTGATGGCCTGATGTTGCGCATGTTGCCGGGTCGGGGCTGA
- a CDS encoding YceI family protein: MNTKTLLPVLATLLVASVALPAAAQQKLLPAQSELSFVAKQMGVPVSGQFKRFDAQVSFDAAKLAASKVAFTVDMGSATMGNVEADSALPTLPWFNTPKFPQATFTSSAFKALGAGKYELVGQLSIKGQVREVLVPLTMTQTGALTVATGVVPIKRLAFKIGEGDWADTSMVADDVQVKFKLALSGVGKL, from the coding sequence ATGAACACCAAGACCCTGCTTCCTGTTTTGGCCACCTTGCTGGTGGCCAGTGTTGCTCTGCCAGCGGCGGCCCAGCAAAAACTCTTGCCCGCGCAAAGTGAACTCAGCTTTGTGGCCAAACAAATGGGGGTGCCGGTCAGTGGCCAGTTCAAACGTTTTGATGCCCAGGTCAGTTTTGACGCGGCCAAGCTGGCGGCCAGCAAGGTGGCGTTCACCGTGGACATGGGCAGCGCCACCATGGGCAATGTCGAGGCCGACAGTGCCCTGCCCACGCTGCCCTGGTTCAACACACCGAAGTTCCCCCAGGCCACGTTCACCTCCAGCGCTTTCAAAGCCCTGGGTGCTGGCAAGTACGAGCTGGTCGGCCAACTCAGCATCAAAGGCCAGGTGCGTGAGGTGCTGGTGCCTTTGACCATGACACAAACGGGCGCTCTGACCGTGGCCACCGGTGTGGTGCCGATCAAGCGCCTGGCCTTCAAGATTGGTGAAGGTGATTGGGCCGACACCTCGATGGTGGCCGACGACGTTCAGGTCAAGTTCAAGCTGGCGCTCAGCGGCGTGGGCAAGCTGTAA
- a CDS encoding YceI family protein has translation MRLSLIPAAAAAVLLASTVSAQAASYAIDPTHTYVTFEIGHFGTSTNRGRFDKKEGSVELDRAAKTGKVEIVVDTSSISTGFAMFNKHLQSAELFDVEKFPTMKFAADKFVFNGDKVAEVTGTLTLLGKTNPLTLKATNFNCYENPMLKREVCGGDFEGTLDRTQYGMNYGIDWGFPKNVHLVVQVEAVKQ, from the coding sequence ATGCGTTTGTCCCTCATCCCCGCCGCTGCTGCCGCTGTTTTGCTCGCCAGCACCGTGTCTGCCCAGGCTGCCAGCTACGCCATTGACCCAACCCACACCTATGTGACGTTTGAGATCGGCCACTTTGGCACCTCGACCAACCGGGGCCGTTTTGACAAGAAGGAAGGCAGCGTGGAGCTGGACCGCGCCGCCAAGACCGGCAAGGTCGAGATCGTGGTGGACACCAGTTCGATCAGCACCGGTTTTGCCATGTTCAACAAACACCTGCAAAGTGCCGAGTTGTTTGATGTGGAAAAATTTCCGACCATGAAGTTTGCCGCCGACAAGTTTGTCTTCAACGGCGACAAGGTGGCTGAAGTCACCGGCACGCTCACGCTGCTGGGCAAAACCAACCCGCTGACCCTCAAAGCCACCAACTTCAATTGTTACGAGAACCCGATGCTCAAGCGTGAAGTCTGTGGTGGTGACTTTGAAGGCACGCTGGACCGCACCCAATACGGCATGAACTATGGCATCGACTGGGGTTTCCCGAAAAACGTGCACCTGGTGGTGCAGGTTGAAGCCGTCAAGCAGTAA
- the hemG gene encoding menaquinone-dependent protoporphyrinogen IX dehydrogenase: MPHHTLLIYSTVDGHTRHICERMKFVLTALGQQVSLVPLDQAESLDLASFERIVIGASIRYGKHRPQVAQFINKHQRLLERKASALFSVNVVARKPEKNQPHTNPYMVKLLRQLSWKPQLAAVFAGRLNYPALGFVDKQMIRFIMLITKGPTDATQVFEFTDWAQVEAFAHQVSALPLPSQA; encoded by the coding sequence GTGCCACACCACACCCTTCTCATCTACTCCACCGTTGACGGCCACACCCGGCATATCTGCGAACGCATGAAATTTGTTTTGACGGCGCTGGGGCAACAGGTCAGCCTGGTGCCGCTGGACCAGGCCGAATCGCTGGATCTGGCCTCGTTCGAGCGCATTGTCATTGGAGCCAGCATCCGCTACGGCAAACACCGCCCGCAGGTGGCCCAGTTCATCAACAAACACCAGCGGCTGCTGGAGCGCAAGGCCAGCGCCTTGTTCAGCGTCAACGTGGTGGCGCGCAAGCCCGAGAAAAACCAGCCACACACCAACCCGTACATGGTCAAACTGCTGCGGCAACTGAGCTGGAAGCCGCAGCTGGCGGCTGTGTTTGCAGGTCGGCTGAATTACCCGGCGCTGGGGTTTGTGGACAAACAGATGATCCGTTTCATCATGCTCATCACCAAAGGCCCGACCGACGCCACGCAGGTTTTTGAGTTCACCGACTGGGCCCAAGTGGAAGCCTTTGCCCACCAGGTGAGTGCCTTGCCGCTGCCGTCCCAGGCCTGA
- the fusA gene encoding elongation factor G, translating to MSLPSSENIRAVALVGHGSVGKTSLVESLLAATGAITSRGAVDKGNTVCDFDPIEKQLGHSLQSALVSLSSNNTHIHLLDTPGYPDFAGQAISALAAADTALIVISAQTGIELTTERMFTLAGERGLCRMILINKIDADNIDLGALVENIRERFGKQCLLLDLPTHHAQEVVELLGHDDGESDFASVAAAHRALIDQLIEEDDELMARYLEDGTDPSPQELHAPFEKALRAGHLIPILFVSAKTGAGVPQLLDALVKLAPSPMEGNPPPFYKGEPGTEPTAFAAQPDPSLHVLAHVFKVVMDPFIGKVCVFRVHQGTVRKDSQLFAGSSKRPFKVNHLYQLQGKEYVEVEALVPGDIGAVAKVDEISFDSVLHDSHDEDHIHLQPLAFPQPMQGLAVQTQRKGDEQRLFEILHKLEMEDPCFTVERHPGTNETVIRGLGDMHLRAKMLRMQQQFKLELSTSEPQIAYRETILGQAEGHCRHKKQSGGAGQFGEVMLRVAPLARGAGFEFEDVVKGGAIPGVFMAAVEKGVLQALAEGAVAGFPVHDLRVTVYDGKTHAVDGKEVAFVAAARKATLEAVRAASPVVLEPVVSIEVVAPESSIGDLTGDLASKRGHITGTQPRPMGTVAISGQMPLAELGDYQSRLKSLTGGQGSYSLAFSHYAQVHEDMQAKLASAFKPGNLTDD from the coding sequence ATGAGCCTCCCATCCAGCGAAAACATCCGTGCCGTGGCCCTGGTGGGTCACGGGTCTGTGGGTAAAACAAGTCTGGTGGAGAGCCTGCTGGCGGCCACCGGCGCCATCACCAGCCGGGGCGCGGTGGACAAGGGCAACACCGTCTGTGACTTTGACCCGATTGAAAAACAGCTCGGCCACTCACTGCAGTCGGCCCTGGTCAGCCTGAGCAGCAACAACACCCACATCCATCTGCTCGACACCCCCGGCTACCCCGACTTTGCCGGGCAGGCCATCAGCGCACTGGCCGCGGCCGACACCGCGCTGATTGTCATCAGCGCCCAGACCGGCATCGAACTCACCACCGAACGCATGTTCACCCTGGCCGGAGAGCGCGGCTTGTGCCGCATGATCCTGATCAACAAGATCGATGCCGACAACATCGACCTGGGCGCGCTGGTGGAGAACATCCGCGAACGTTTTGGCAAACAATGCCTGCTGCTGGACCTGCCCACCCACCATGCGCAGGAGGTGGTGGAACTGCTGGGCCACGACGATGGTGAGAGCGACTTTGCCAGCGTGGCCGCCGCCCACCGTGCGCTGATCGACCAGCTGATCGAGGAAGACGACGAATTGATGGCGCGTTACCTTGAAGACGGCACCGACCCCAGCCCGCAGGAGCTGCACGCGCCGTTTGAGAAAGCCTTGCGCGCCGGGCACCTGATCCCGATCCTGTTTGTCTCGGCCAAAACCGGCGCCGGGGTGCCGCAGCTGCTGGACGCCCTGGTCAAGCTGGCACCAAGCCCAATGGAGGGCAACCCGCCACCCTTCTACAAGGGTGAACCCGGCACGGAACCCACCGCTTTTGCCGCGCAGCCCGACCCCAGCCTGCATGTGCTGGCCCATGTGTTCAAGGTGGTGATGGACCCGTTCATCGGCAAGGTCTGTGTGTTCCGCGTGCACCAGGGCACGGTGCGCAAGGACAGCCAGCTGTTTGCCGGGTCGAGCAAACGCCCGTTCAAGGTCAACCACCTGTACCAGCTGCAGGGCAAGGAGTATGTCGAGGTGGAGGCCCTGGTGCCCGGTGACATCGGTGCCGTGGCCAAGGTCGACGAGATCAGCTTTGACAGCGTGTTGCACGACTCCCACGACGAGGACCACATCCACCTGCAGCCGCTGGCTTTTCCGCAGCCGATGCAGGGCCTGGCGGTGCAGACCCAGCGCAAAGGCGACGAGCAACGGCTGTTCGAGATCCTGCACAAGCTGGAGATGGAAGACCCCTGCTTCACCGTGGAGCGCCACCCGGGCACCAACGAGACCGTGATCCGTGGCCTGGGCGACATGCACCTGCGCGCCAAGATGCTGCGCATGCAGCAGCAGTTCAAGCTTGAACTCAGCACCAGCGAACCACAAATCGCTTACCGCGAAACCATTCTGGGCCAGGCCGAAGGCCACTGCCGCCACAAAAAACAAAGTGGCGGCGCCGGTCAGTTTGGCGAGGTGATGTTACGCGTGGCACCGCTGGCGCGCGGCGCCGGTTTCGAGTTTGAGGACGTGGTCAAGGGCGGCGCGATTCCGGGCGTGTTCATGGCAGCGGTGGAAAAAGGGGTGTTGCAGGCGCTGGCCGAGGGCGCAGTGGCAGGGTTCCCGGTGCACGACCTGCGGGTCACGGTGTATGACGGCAAAACCCACGCAGTGGACGGCAAGGAGGTGGCCTTTGTGGCCGCCGCCCGCAAGGCCACGCTCGAAGCGGTGCGTGCGGCCTCGCCGGTGGTGCTGGAGCCGGTGGTGAGCATCGAAGTGGTGGCACCCGAGTCCAGCATTGGTGACCTGACCGGTGACCTGGCCAGCAAACGCGGCCACATCACCGGCACCCAGCCACGCCCGATGGGCACGGTGGCCATCAGCGGCCAGATGCCGCTGGCCGAGCTGGGTGACTACCAGAGCCGATTGAAGTCACTCACCGGCGGCCAGGGGTCGTACAGCCTGGCCTTTTCACACTACGCCCAGGTCCATGAAGACATGCAGGCCAAACTGGCCAGCGCCTTCAAACCCGGCAACCTGACCGACGATTGA